The proteins below are encoded in one region of Brassica napus cultivar Da-Ae chromosome A6, Da-Ae, whole genome shotgun sequence:
- the BNAC05G14690D gene encoding uncharacterized protein BNAC05G14690D yields MNGSSWADQWDNSAKGGRIGGGAVVKSSGGGAASNSNTAKYKEKLGQGLDKTKAVASSGFKKLKTGSAMGFRWVKDKYHKTTNKH; encoded by the coding sequence ATGAACGGATCATCGTGGGCTGACCAGTGGGACAATAGCGCCAAAGGAGGTCGAATTGGCGGTGGTGCCGTTGTCAAAAGTAGCGGAGGTGGAGCTGCATCGAACTCGAACACTGCTAAGTACAAGGAGAAACTGGGACAGGGTCTAGACAAGACAAAAGCTGTAGCTTCTTCTGGTTTTAAGAAACTCAAGACTGGCTCTGCCATGGGTTTTCGTTGGGTGAAAGACAAGTATCACAAAACcacaaacaaacattaa
- the LOC106361968 gene encoding two-component response regulator ARR7 → MAVGEVMRMEIPAGGDMSVTSPELHVLAVDDSIVDRKVIERLLRISACKVTTVESGARALQYLGLDGDKGASGLKDLKVNLIVTDYSMPGLTGYDLLKKIKESSVFREIPVVIMSSENILPRIEQCLREGAEDFLLKPVKLADVKRIKELIMRNEAEDCKTLSHSNKRKFAEYIDDASSPSPSSSSTHDESAAKDFPSSKRMKSEDEKFSSLL, encoded by the exons ATGGCAGTTGGTGAGGTCATGAGGATGGAGATCCCAGCCGGTGGAGATATGTCAGTTACTTCACCAGAGTTACATGTTCTTGCCGTCGATGATAGTATTGTGGATCGTAAAGTCATTGAGAGATTGCTGAGAATCTCAGCCTGTAAAG TGACTACTGTAGAGAGTGGGGCTAGGGCTTTGCAGTACCTTGGCTTAGATGGAGATAAAGGAGCTTCTGGTCTTAAG GATTTGAAGGTGAATTTGATAGTGACGGATTACTCAATGCCAGGACTAACGGGATACGATCTTCTCAAGAAGATTaag GAATCTTCTGTCTTCAGAGAAATACCAGTTGTGATTATGTCATCTGAGAACATCTTACCTCGTATAGAACA ATGTCTGAGAGAAGGAGCAGAGGATTTTCTGTTAAAACCGGTGAAACTAGCTGATGTAAAGCGAATAAAAGAACTTATAATGAGAAATGAAGCAGAGGATTGCAAAACCTTAAGCCATTCTAACAAGAGAAAATTTGCAGAATACATCGATGATgcatcatcaccatcaccatcatcatcatcaactcaTGATGAATCTGCTGCCAAGGACTTTCCATCTTCAAAACGGATGAAATCAGAAGATGAAAAGTTTTCTTCACTcctttga
- the LOC111199926 gene encoding uncharacterized protein At4g04775-like — protein sequence MGLDYSYTQPSESEDCGLGGSADSGNISTEMYLQLDQAQIEAARHQYPPQPEVEFGFPKECYCGGEPLVATSYTRTDPGRRFYTCKNKQDGDCHVYKWWDVAATEEIKALGAQVTLLTDKVDSLSFVGYKETELRELKEVQFDVEQKLVRLESIVCDLGRKKSRFELVVGVLVVVLVIIAIGVAARM from the coding sequence ATGGGATTGGATTATTCGTACACGCAGCCGTCTGAGTCGGAGGATTGCGGTTTAGGAGGTTCAGCAGACAGTGGAAACATCTCTACAGAGATGTATCTCCAGCTGGACCAAGCTCAGATCGAAGCCGCGCGCCATCAGTACCCTCCGCAGCCTGAAGTGGAGTTTGGCTTCCCCAAAGAGTGCTACTGTGGTGGAGAGCCACTTGTAGCCACTTCTTACACAAGAACTGACCCGGGGAGAAGGTTCTACACCTGCAAGAACAAACAGGACGGAGACTGCCATGTCTACAAGTGGTGGGACGTCGCGGCTACAGAGGAGATCAAAGCACTTGGTGCACAAGTGACCCTCCTCACTGATAAGGTAGATTCGCTTTCATTCGTCGGTTACAAGGAGACCGAGCTGCGGGAGTTAAAGGAAGTTCAATTTGATGTGGAGCAGAAATTGGTTAGGTTGGAGAGCATTGTCTGTGACTTAGGTAGAAAGAAATCTAGATTTGAACTAGTTGTAGGTGTTCTGGTTGTTGTGTTAGTGATAATAGCCATCGGAGTAGCTGCTCGTATGTAG
- the LOC106433988 gene encoding glutathione S-transferase T3-like, with translation MKPGSQYPGYVDFLHSVSGNNAQGNFPYESFPYSLNIRASQIPPFSSQQNEAPSQPDNPPVETPVERLVRKKWNPVDDEVLISVWLNTSKDAVVGTEQKCRNFWKRVGHYFSAAHHEKRDGEHCKQRWHKINGDTNKYCAAYAAAERLQSKGQNDNDLVKKAHEIYFADHGSKFTLDHAWCLLRYEQKWLSLNTPKSGGERRKTGEDGSQPSSNNVGEEEPRPEGIKAAKARRNSRKGMAVEDFKSVYELKMEDLAKKERLSNLAILDTLLAKKEPTEREENVKNMLLAEFF, from the coding sequence ATGAAGCCAGGTAGCCAGTACCCTGGTTATGTAGATTTTCTTCATAGCGTTTCAGGAAATAATGCTCAGGGAAACTTTCCTTATGAAAGTTTTCCTTATAGTCTCAACATTCGAGCCTCTCAAATTCCCCCTTTCAGTTCACAACAGAATGAAGCTCCATCCCAGCCTGATAACCCACCAGTGGAGACACCAGTGGAGCGGTTGGTGAGAAAGAAATGGAATCCTGTTGATGACGAGGTCCTGATAAGTGTCTGGCTAAACACATCAAAAGATGCTGTTGTCGGCACTGAACAGAAGTGTCGGAATTTCTGGAAACGCGTAGGACATTACTTTTCAGCAGCTCATCATGAGAAGAGAGATGGCGAGCATTGTAAGCAGAGATGGCATAAAATCAATGGAGATACAAACAAGTATTGTGCAGCATACGCAGCTGCGGAGAGGCTTCAAAGTAAAGGACAGAACGACAACGACTTAGTGAAGAAAGCTCATGAGATATACTTTGCGGATCACGGCTCCAAGTTCACCTTGGACCATGCATGGTGTCTTCTGAGATACGAACAGAAGTGGCTGAGCCTGAACACTCCAAAGTCTGGCGGTGAGAGGAGAAAGACTGGTGAGGATGGTTCCCAACCATCAAGCAATAACGTTGGTGAGGAAGAGCCCCGTCCTGAAGGTATCAAAGCTGCGAAAGCAAGAAGGAATTCTAGGAAGGGGATGGCTGTCGAGGACTTTAAGAGCGTCTATGAGCTCAAGATGGAGGATTTGGCGAAGAAGGAGAGGCTTTCGAACCTGGCCATTTTAGACACTCTCCTTGCTAAGAAGGAGCCAACCGAGAGGGAAGAAAATGTGAAGAACATGCTGTTGGCCgaatttttctag